The Spirochaetota bacterium genome contains a region encoding:
- a CDS encoding CDP-alcohol phosphatidyltransferase family protein encodes MQIKDLLSGRVFTLSNFLSISRILLSPFVGYMFHMEKATGDVTYRLYSLGLICIIIATDFLDGFLARALNQVSRLGQFIDPLADKITAIIMGALVCYYKEFPLWVLLAVMTRDAYSVIGGILLFTRKDIQGRPNMFGKMMVVSIGFSGLIYVLETHVEILGISLRHISIFLILFFLVLSTLEYWRTYSKVYFEKKR; translated from the coding sequence ATGCAAATAAAGGATCTGCTCTCCGGCAGGGTATTCACGCTTTCCAACTTTCTTTCGATTTCGCGGATACTCTTATCCCCCTTCGTGGGGTATATGTTTCATATGGAAAAAGCGACGGGCGACGTCACCTACCGGCTTTATTCGCTCGGGCTGATCTGCATCATCATAGCGACCGATTTCCTGGACGGCTTCCTCGCACGCGCCCTGAACCAGGTTTCGCGGCTGGGCCAGTTTATCGATCCCCTGGCGGACAAGATTACCGCGATCATCATGGGGGCGCTCGTGTGCTATTACAAGGAATTCCCCCTTTGGGTGCTCCTGGCGGTCATGACACGCGACGCCTACTCCGTGATCGGCGGCATACTGCTCTTCACCAGGAAAGACATCCAGGGGCGCCCGAACATGTTCGGGAAAATGATGGTGGTGTCGATCGGGTTCTCGGGGCTCATTTACGTGCTGGAAACGCACGTGGAGATACTCGGCATTTCGCTGCGGCATATCTCCATCTTCCTGATCCTATTCTTCCTGGTGCTCTCGACGCTGGAATACTGGAGAACATACTCGAAGGTCTATTTTGAGAAAAAGCGGTAA
- the trmD gene encoding tRNA (guanosine(37)-N1)-methyltransferase TrmD gives MGTTGRDVAVIRILTLFPEFFRSPLETGLLGRAIGDGILGVEVVNLRAYSEDRFGRCDDYPFGGGSGMVLKPEPLFKALGAITTQRTRVILTTPGGRVLNQELVKELAREEDLCIICGRYEGVDQRVVERFVRDEISVGDYVLSGGEYAAMVILDCVARYVPGFMSNEESLQEESFENGLLEYPQYTRPAEFEGLKVPDILLSGDHGRIRKWRLEQSIEKTRVARPDLFTRYIEGRKEGEKP, from the coding sequence ATGGGAACGACGGGTAGGGATGTGGCGGTGATCAGGATCCTCACGCTGTTTCCCGAATTTTTCCGAAGCCCGCTTGAAACGGGCCTTCTGGGACGTGCGATCGGAGATGGAATACTCGGCGTCGAGGTCGTCAACCTCCGGGCCTATTCCGAGGACCGGTTTGGTCGATGTGACGATTATCCGTTTGGCGGCGGAAGCGGCATGGTGCTTAAGCCCGAACCGCTGTTCAAGGCACTTGGGGCCATCACCACGCAGCGGACCCGGGTTATCCTCACAACCCCGGGCGGCCGGGTTCTCAACCAGGAGCTCGTAAAAGAGCTTGCACGGGAAGAAGACCTGTGCATAATATGCGGGCGCTATGAAGGGGTGGACCAGCGTGTGGTCGAGCGATTCGTCCGCGACGAGATTTCAGTGGGCGATTACGTGCTTTCAGGCGGAGAGTATGCCGCGATGGTGATCCTCGATTGTGTCGCCCGATACGTTCCCGGGTTCATGTCGAACGAGGAATCGCTTCAGGAGGAGAGTTTCGAAAACGGCCTGCTGGAGTATCCGCAGTACACGCGGCCGGCGGAATTCGAGGGACTCAAGGTTCCCGATATTCTTCTCTCCGGCGATCATGGCAGGATCCGGAAGTGGAGACTGGAACAGAGCATAGAGAAGACCCGGGTCGCGCGGCCGGATTTGTTTACACGGTATATCGAAGGGAGAAAAGAAGGAGAAAAGCCATGA
- the rimM gene encoding 16S rRNA processing protein RimM yields the protein MCNKIREARGAGNSRLSGKELLRIGRIIGAHGLQGRLKILMLSDIPERFEKGNTVYLGNEPACREFTISGFHVSGGRECLLTLEGLEDRDDALSLKGQTIYIERKTAEETRRFLEDGSFYYFDLIGCEVFRDGVPFGVVKDIFEAGAGEILIIEDKKGMEIFIPFVDDIVDTAAIARKRIDIHPIEGMIENANDGTTMDGNDG from the coding sequence ATCTGCAACAAAATCCGGGAAGCGCGTGGTGCTGGAAATTCTCGATTGAGCGGGAAAGAGCTTTTAAGAATAGGAAGAATTATCGGCGCTCACGGCCTTCAGGGACGGCTTAAAATATTAATGCTGTCCGACATCCCGGAGCGTTTTGAAAAGGGAAACACCGTATATCTGGGAAACGAACCTGCCTGCAGGGAATTCACGATAAGCGGATTCCACGTCTCGGGGGGAAGGGAATGTCTCCTCACCCTGGAGGGACTCGAAGACCGCGACGACGCGCTCTCGCTGAAGGGACAAACGATATACATCGAAAGGAAGACAGCCGAGGAGACTCGGCGGTTCCTCGAAGACGGTTCGTTTTATTATTTCGACCTTATCGGCTGTGAAGTTTTCCGGGATGGCGTTCCGTTCGGCGTAGTTAAGGATATTTTCGAAGCTGGGGCGGGGGAGATCCTTATCATAGAGGACAAAAAGGGCATGGAGATATTCATACCCTTTGTGGACGATATCGTGGATACAGCAGCCATTGCCCGGAAGCGGATCGATATCCATCCCATCGAGGGGATGATCGAGAACGCGAACGACGGCACCACGATGGATGGGAACGACGGGTAG
- a CDS encoding KH domain-containing protein has product MNYKDLVEYLVKSLVDHPEEVHIREVEGEKSTILELKVTKEDIGKVIGKHGRIARAIRTIINASATKSGKRVVLEILD; this is encoded by the coding sequence ATGAATTACAAGGACCTGGTCGAATATTTGGTGAAGTCGCTGGTTGACCATCCCGAGGAGGTTCACATCAGGGAAGTGGAAGGTGAGAAATCGACCATCCTTGAGCTCAAGGTGACGAAAGAGGACATTGGGAAGGTGATAGGCAAGCACGGCCGCATCGCCAGGGCGATAAGAACGATAATCAACGCATCTGCAACAAAATCCGGGAAGCGCGTGGTGCTGGAAATTCTCGATTGA
- the rpsP gene encoding 30S ribosomal protein S16 translates to MSVKIRLQRVGTKKKPFYKVVVMDERQRRDGSTIENVGQYQPISAGNQFTVNEERVIDWLRKGAQPTATIERLLKKTGVWKKYKSAQ, encoded by the coding sequence GTGTCGGTTAAGATTCGTTTGCAGAGGGTTGGTACCAAGAAGAAGCCCTTCTATAAAGTCGTGGTGATGGACGAGAGACAACGCAGGGACGGCAGCACCATTGAAAACGTGGGGCAGTATCAACCTATATCCGCGGGAAACCAGTTTACGGTGAATGAAGAGCGCGTGATCGACTGGCTCAGGAAAGGGGCCCAACCGACAGCTACCATAGAGCGACTTCTCAAGAAGACAGGGGTGTGGAAAAAGTATAAAAGCGCGCAATAA
- the rpe gene encoding ribulose-phosphate 3-epimerase, translating into MTRIDPGRGVLISPSLIAADLSVMGALVREFDPAVVDLLHIDVMDGHFVPNLTFGPAYIRDLAGHSGIPLDVHLMITDPEASIERYLELKPWCVTIHYESTRFPARLLQVIRAAGVRAGLALNPATPVESAYDLCEYADLVLVMSVDPGFFGQKFMGGAIGRIKRLAAHLAGIGRGADTLIQVDGGISQDNIREVVSAGARCIVAGSAAFTGGRVNENVTRLKERAISG; encoded by the coding sequence TTGACGCGGATTGACCCAGGCAGGGGAGTGCTCATCTCCCCCTCGCTCATCGCCGCGGACCTCTCCGTGATGGGAGCCCTCGTGCGGGAATTCGATCCCGCCGTGGTCGACCTCCTCCATATCGACGTGATGGACGGGCATTTCGTTCCCAACCTGACGTTCGGTCCCGCGTATATCAGGGACCTCGCCGGGCACTCCGGGATTCCGCTGGACGTACACCTCATGATAACCGACCCCGAGGCGAGCATAGAGCGCTACCTTGAGCTCAAGCCCTGGTGCGTGACCATACATTACGAAAGTACCAGGTTTCCCGCGCGGCTGTTGCAAGTGATCCGCGCCGCCGGCGTTCGTGCGGGACTCGCGCTCAATCCGGCCACCCCGGTGGAATCGGCGTATGACCTCTGTGAATATGCCGACCTGGTGCTCGTCATGTCCGTCGACCCCGGGTTTTTCGGCCAAAAATTCATGGGCGGCGCCATCGGGCGCATTAAGAGGCTTGCCGCGCACCTCGCGGGTATAGGCCGGGGCGCAGATACACTAATCCAGGTTGACGGCGGGATATCCCAGGATAATATACGGGAAGTGGTCTCGGCGGGCGCGCGATGCATAGTCGCCGGCAGCGCGGCCTTTACGGGCGGCAGGGTGAACGAAAACGTCACCAGGCTGAAAGAGCGCGCTATTTCCGGATAA
- a CDS encoding PASTA domain-containing protein — protein sequence MKLRKDGSQGTPPEVRYTYFKSVGRMALIFFVGFTFFFFISSIVLLFLTRPDKEVKVPGVVGKQFNEVYNSLMRKGLKPEIKFRDIYEIDNGTVLEQDPEAGEIVYEGRRVVLVVSRSKLILDVPNLAGMELPFALNKLKNLHIHDRTLTIGAGVISYVPSDKTADNIVIDQSPKPGEKIMPDRRINLLVSAGRTEGDMKMPDVTGQSVNLCIDLLLSKGMQIDQEVVETGQPEKSGIIEAQNPAKAAEIKRGDVAKLKIAHFKRKEREYNAYERVEFTVPRTIKTGLLEAYVEDNATKRIAFSKVMEPGQKIDFVFFRSGDSRVSIVQDKKVIKVIKVDAD from the coding sequence ATGAAACTACGCAAGGACGGCTCGCAGGGAACTCCTCCGGAGGTTCGCTACACCTATTTCAAATCGGTGGGGCGCATGGCCCTCATATTTTTCGTGGGGTTCACCTTTTTCTTCTTTATATCATCGATTGTGCTGCTCTTCCTTACGCGGCCCGACAAGGAAGTCAAGGTGCCGGGTGTCGTGGGCAAGCAGTTCAACGAGGTATATAACAGCCTCATGCGCAAAGGGCTTAAGCCGGAGATCAAGTTCCGTGACATCTACGAGATCGACAACGGCACCGTCCTTGAGCAGGACCCCGAGGCGGGCGAGATCGTCTACGAAGGCCGCCGGGTCGTGCTCGTGGTGAGCCGCAGCAAGCTCATCCTGGATGTGCCCAACCTTGCCGGAATGGAGCTTCCCTTCGCGCTCAACAAGCTCAAGAATCTGCACATCCACGACCGAACGCTCACCATCGGGGCGGGCGTCATCTCGTACGTACCCTCCGACAAGACCGCGGACAACATCGTGATAGACCAGAGCCCCAAGCCCGGCGAAAAGATCATGCCCGACCGGCGCATCAACCTTCTCGTCTCGGCCGGCAGGACCGAGGGCGACATGAAGATGCCGGACGTCACCGGCCAGTCGGTGAACCTGTGTATCGACCTCCTTCTTTCGAAGGGGATGCAGATCGACCAGGAGGTCGTCGAAACCGGGCAGCCCGAAAAGAGCGGCATAATCGAGGCCCAGAATCCCGCGAAGGCCGCCGAAATCAAACGGGGCGATGTCGCGAAACTCAAGATCGCGCACTTCAAACGCAAGGAGCGCGAGTACAACGCATACGAGCGCGTCGAATTCACGGTTCCCCGCACTATCAAGACGGGGCTCCTGGAAGCGTACGTCGAGGACAACGCGACGAAGCGGATCGCGTTTTCGAAGGTGATGGAGCCGGGCCAGAAGATCGACTTCGTCTTTTTCCGGTCGGGGGACTCGCGGGTGAGCATCGTCCAGGACAAGAAAGTAATCAAGGTGATCAAGGTTGACGCGGATTGA